The following coding sequences are from one Arthrobacter sp. 24S4-2 window:
- a CDS encoding IS110 family transposase, which yields MINDHKLVDIFIGVDVGKSNHHAVAIDRQGKKILDRALPQDEAKLRSIIKAVAGKGRVLLVVDQPSTIGALPVAVAQAEGIMVGYLPGLAMRRIADLHPGEAKTDARDAAIIAEAARSLPHTLRSIVVADEQAAELSMLCGFDDDLAKQATATSNRIRGLLAQVHPALERVIGMHLDHPAMAELLVKYPTPSTLRKAGQNRVATLLSRHAPRAGKAWAAEVFTALGEQTVVVAGTNAAGIVLPQLAAMLKQLRTSRDEILTQVEALVEAHPLHTVLTSIPAVGVRTEARIITEVAGKEFKTAGHLASYAGLAPVTWRSGTSIRGDHPSKKGNKSLKRAFFLSAFAALKDPLSRAYYDRKRAEGKRHNQALIALARRRCDVLFAMLRDGTLYEAPGTQSA from the coding sequence TTGATCAATGACCATAAACTCGTCGACATCTTCATCGGTGTTGACGTCGGCAAGAGCAATCACCACGCGGTCGCCATCGATCGCCAGGGCAAGAAGATCCTCGACCGGGCACTGCCCCAGGACGAGGCCAAATTACGCTCCATCATCAAGGCCGTAGCGGGCAAGGGACGCGTGCTGTTGGTCGTTGACCAGCCCTCCACCATTGGTGCCCTGCCGGTCGCCGTGGCACAGGCAGAGGGCATTATGGTCGGCTACCTGCCCGGTCTGGCCATGCGGCGCATCGCTGACTTGCACCCCGGCGAGGCCAAAACGGACGCCCGGGACGCGGCGATAATTGCCGAGGCTGCCCGGTCCCTGCCGCACACGCTTCGCTCCATCGTCGTCGCCGACGAGCAGGCCGCGGAGCTGTCGATGTTGTGTGGTTTTGATGATGACCTGGCCAAGCAGGCCACGGCCACCTCAAACCGGATCCGCGGGTTGCTCGCGCAGGTCCATCCGGCTCTGGAACGGGTCATTGGCATGCATTTGGACCACCCGGCCATGGCCGAGCTGCTGGTCAAGTACCCCACGCCCTCCACTCTGCGCAAGGCCGGGCAGAACAGGGTCGCCACGCTCCTGTCCCGCCACGCTCCGCGGGCCGGGAAGGCCTGGGCTGCCGAGGTATTCACCGCCTTGGGAGAGCAGACCGTCGTGGTCGCCGGCACCAACGCCGCAGGCATCGTCCTGCCGCAGCTGGCAGCGATGCTCAAGCAGTTGCGAACGTCCCGGGACGAGATCCTCACCCAGGTCGAAGCGCTTGTGGAGGCCCACCCTCTTCACACCGTCCTGACCTCCATTCCGGCGGTCGGGGTCAGGACGGAAGCGCGAATCATCACCGAAGTTGCGGGCAAGGAATTCAAGACCGCCGGCCATCTTGCCTCGTACGCCGGACTGGCCCCGGTGACGTGGCGGTCGGGCACCTCGATCCGCGGCGACCATCCTTCCAAAAAAGGCAACAAAAGCCTCAAACGGGCATTCTTCCTCTCCGCTTTCGCCGCGCTCAAAGACCCACTCTCAAGGGCCTACTACGACCGCAAACGTGCCGAAGGCAAGCGCCACAACCAGGCCCTCATCGCCCTCGCACGGCGCCGCTGCGACGTCCTCTTCGCAATGCTCCGCGACGGCACCCTATACGAAGCACCCGGGACTCAAAGCGCCTGA
- a CDS encoding GNAT family N-acetyltransferase encodes MTAAPVTTAPVTTAPAGWPDVERLFGVRGEPSRCWCRFFALTGAEWNGSTPRNRKAQLMEKFDGGAPAPGILAFRDGEPVGCFVVAPGHRRSGVAAALLRAAVGHAFGHGAAVVEAYPVDPALRPKAGPADLYQGTLKLFLGAGFSVVSDAVPGRAVVRLAAHS; translated from the coding sequence GTGACCGCAGCACCCGTGACCACTGCGCCGGTGACTACAGCGCCGGCCGGTTGGCCCGATGTCGAACGCCTGTTTGGTGTGCGCGGCGAGCCCTCGCGGTGCTGGTGCAGGTTCTTCGCCCTCACCGGAGCGGAGTGGAATGGATCCACTCCGCGGAACCGCAAGGCCCAGCTGATGGAAAAGTTCGACGGCGGCGCTCCCGCACCCGGGATCCTCGCCTTCAGGGACGGCGAACCTGTGGGCTGCTTCGTTGTCGCCCCTGGCCACCGCCGCAGCGGCGTGGCCGCCGCGCTGCTCCGCGCGGCCGTCGGCCACGCCTTTGGTCACGGCGCAGCCGTCGTGGAGGCCTACCCCGTGGACCCGGCACTGCGGCCAAAGGCCGGTCCGGCTGACCTCTACCAGGGAACCCTCAAGCTGTTCCTGGGCGCGGGCTTCAGCGTGGTCAGCGACGCCGTGCCGGGCAGGGCGGTGGTCCGGCTCGCCGCCCATTCCTGA
- a CDS encoding ROK family transcriptional regulator: MSLGRNADSVTGRPAPGRVEDVRRGNLVRVLAAMVQARTDPNFRPTRADLASRTGLTKASVSSLVAELVDAGLVAESGATREGERGRPGVGLELNTRRGVVGMEINVDYISAGLLDLGGTLRIHRTLESGNRGQTPESVMALLAGIVGDVAAEASAAGILILGGGLAVPGLVDSSSGTVASAPNLHWRGVELQLDRLLPAAPFGTVLHNEANCAALAELWYGHGLDFRDYLFVSGEVGVGGGLVIGSELFAGPQGQAGEVGHMVVEPSGPACSCGGHGCLETFAGQEAIFSEAGIPPGTASVRLARLGELLASGDAAAISAVARAGRYLGIAAASTARLMNLSAVVLGGHFTPMGPWLRPALQRSLAEYAPGIVGDARVEISELGQSAALLGAAGSSLRAVLAAPFSLTPAS; encoded by the coding sequence ATGTCTTTGGGAAGAAATGCCGACAGCGTGACGGGACGTCCTGCGCCCGGCCGCGTAGAGGATGTGCGTCGCGGAAACCTCGTGCGCGTACTCGCCGCCATGGTTCAGGCGCGCACGGATCCGAACTTCCGTCCCACGCGTGCCGACCTGGCGTCCCGGACCGGCCTGACCAAGGCGTCGGTATCAAGCCTCGTGGCGGAACTCGTGGACGCCGGCTTGGTAGCAGAATCCGGCGCCACAAGGGAGGGTGAACGGGGCCGACCCGGAGTGGGCCTGGAGTTGAATACCCGCCGCGGTGTGGTGGGCATGGAAATCAATGTGGACTACATTTCGGCCGGGCTCCTGGACCTTGGCGGGACGCTGCGCATCCACCGGACACTGGAAAGCGGCAACCGCGGCCAAACGCCCGAATCAGTCATGGCCCTGCTGGCCGGGATCGTCGGCGACGTCGCCGCGGAAGCATCCGCGGCGGGAATCTTGATACTTGGTGGCGGCCTTGCCGTTCCCGGGCTCGTGGACTCCTCGTCCGGGACTGTTGCCAGTGCCCCCAACCTGCACTGGCGCGGGGTGGAACTGCAGCTTGACCGGCTGCTTCCGGCCGCGCCGTTTGGAACCGTCCTGCACAACGAAGCCAACTGTGCAGCCCTGGCCGAGCTCTGGTATGGGCACGGACTGGACTTCCGCGACTACCTGTTTGTCTCCGGTGAGGTGGGCGTCGGTGGCGGTCTGGTGATCGGCTCCGAACTGTTCGCCGGCCCGCAGGGGCAGGCCGGCGAGGTGGGGCACATGGTGGTGGAACCATCCGGGCCGGCCTGCTCGTGTGGTGGCCACGGCTGCCTGGAGACGTTCGCCGGGCAGGAGGCCATCTTTTCCGAAGCCGGCATCCCACCGGGCACCGCATCCGTGCGGCTCGCGCGGCTCGGCGAGCTACTCGCCTCCGGAGATGCGGCCGCCATCTCAGCCGTTGCCCGGGCGGGACGCTACCTGGGCATTGCGGCCGCCTCGACGGCACGCCTGATGAACCTGTCCGCCGTGGTGCTCGGCGGCCACTTCACGCCGATGGGGCCCTGGCTCAGGCCCGCCCTGCAGCGCAGCCTCGCGGAATATGCGCCCGGCATTGTTGGCGATGCCCGTGTGGAAATCTCGGAACTCGGGCAGTCAGCTGCCCTCCTGGGTGCCGCCGGAAGCTCCCTCCGCGCTGTCCTCGCTGCGCCGTTCAGTCTGACGCCGGCCAGCTAG
- the xylA gene encoding xylose isomerase produces MTLQPTPADKFTFGLWTVGWTGADPFGVATRPALDPVEAVHKLGELGAYGITFHDNDLIPFDATASERELILKNFRAALAETGLKTPMVTTNLFSHPVFKDGGFTSNDRTVRRFALSKVLQNIDLAAELGAETFVMWGGREGSEYDGSKDLSAALDRMKEGVDTAAAYIKDKGYGLRIALEPKPNEPRGDIFLPTVGHGLAFIAQLEHGDIVGLNPETGHEQMAGLNFTHGIAQALWAGKLFHIDLNGQRGIKYDQDLVFGHGDLTSAFFTVDLLENGFPNGGPKYDGPRHFDYKPSRTDGYDGVWESAKSNMSMYLLLKERALAFRADPDVQDALKTSGVFELGEPTLAAGETTAELLADASAFAEFDADGAAQRSFAFVRLNQLAIEHLLGAR; encoded by the coding sequence ATGACTCTTCAGCCCACCCCCGCAGACAAGTTCACCTTTGGCCTTTGGACCGTCGGCTGGACCGGCGCCGACCCGTTCGGCGTCGCCACCCGCCCCGCCCTGGACCCCGTGGAGGCCGTCCACAAGCTCGGCGAACTCGGCGCCTACGGCATCACCTTCCACGACAACGACCTGATCCCGTTCGACGCCACGGCCTCCGAACGCGAGCTGATCCTGAAGAACTTCAGGGCAGCCCTGGCCGAGACCGGCCTGAAGACCCCCATGGTAACCACCAACCTGTTCAGCCACCCGGTCTTCAAGGACGGCGGCTTCACCTCCAACGACCGCACCGTCCGCCGCTTCGCACTCAGCAAGGTCCTGCAGAACATCGACCTCGCAGCCGAACTGGGCGCCGAAACCTTCGTCATGTGGGGCGGACGCGAAGGCAGCGAATACGACGGCTCCAAGGACCTCTCGGCCGCCCTCGACCGTATGAAGGAGGGTGTGGACACGGCCGCGGCGTACATCAAGGACAAGGGCTACGGCCTGCGGATCGCCCTGGAGCCCAAGCCCAACGAGCCCCGCGGCGACATCTTCCTGCCCACCGTGGGACACGGCCTCGCCTTCATCGCCCAGCTCGAACACGGCGACATCGTCGGCCTCAACCCGGAGACCGGACACGAACAAATGGCCGGACTGAACTTCACCCACGGCATCGCCCAGGCACTGTGGGCCGGTAAGCTCTTCCACATCGACCTCAACGGCCAGCGCGGCATCAAGTACGACCAGGACCTGGTCTTCGGCCACGGCGACCTCACCAGCGCTTTCTTCACAGTTGACCTGCTCGAAAACGGGTTCCCCAACGGCGGCCCCAAGTACGACGGCCCTCGGCACTTCGACTACAAGCCCTCGCGCACCGACGGCTACGACGGCGTGTGGGAATCCGCGAAGTCCAACATGTCCATGTACCTGCTCCTGAAGGAACGCGCCCTCGCGTTCCGCGCCGACCCTGACGTGCAGGACGCCCTGAAGACCTCCGGCGTGTTCGAACTCGGCGAGCCCACGCTCGCCGCCGGGGAGACCACCGCGGAGCTGCTGGCTGACGCGTCCGCCTTCGCGGAGTTCGACGCCGATGGGGCCGCCCAGCGCTCGTTCGCTTTCGTCCGGCTCAACCAGCTCGCCATCGAACACCTGCTCGGCGCCCGCTAG
- a CDS encoding xylulokinase encodes MPLVAGIDSSTQSCKVVIRDAGTGALVRQGRAVHPDGTEIHPDHWWAALQDAIAQAGGLDDVAAVSVGGQQHGMVCLDSSGTVVRPALLWNDTRSAGDAEQLIADAGDGDARAGAAFWAGATGTVPVASLTITKLRWLAREEPDNARRVAAVCLPHDWLSWRLAGHGPGTGPSSLQLLRTDRSDASGTGYFSTASGTYLPEILEKVLGHVPVLPAVAGSLEAAGKTPAGALIGPGAGDNAAAALGVDARPGDVVVSLGTSGTVFAVSETPAADATGLVAGFADATGNFLPLACTLNATRIFDSTAALLGVTLAGLTELALDAPAGSGGLTLVPYFEGERSPNLPHATGSLHGATLASYTRTNLARAAIEGVVCSLADGLAALQAQGVVAGRIILVGGGAQSAAVQQIAASVFGLPVVVPEPGEYVADGAARQAAAVLAGAWPEWETTSTGVTAPAGGAPDVLAQYRRYAGTYLKG; translated from the coding sequence ATGCCGTTGGTAGCAGGAATCGACAGTTCCACGCAGTCATGCAAAGTAGTGATCCGTGACGCCGGCACCGGCGCGCTGGTCCGCCAGGGGCGTGCGGTCCACCCCGACGGCACCGAAATTCACCCGGACCACTGGTGGGCGGCTTTGCAGGATGCCATCGCCCAGGCCGGCGGGCTCGACGACGTCGCTGCCGTTTCCGTCGGCGGCCAACAGCACGGCATGGTGTGCCTGGACTCCTCCGGCACCGTGGTCCGCCCGGCCCTGCTGTGGAACGACACCCGCTCCGCCGGCGACGCGGAACAGCTCATCGCAGATGCGGGCGACGGCGACGCCCGGGCCGGCGCCGCCTTCTGGGCGGGCGCGACCGGCACGGTCCCGGTAGCCTCCCTGACCATCACCAAACTTCGCTGGCTGGCACGGGAGGAACCGGACAATGCCCGCCGCGTCGCGGCCGTCTGCCTCCCGCACGACTGGCTGAGCTGGCGCCTGGCCGGCCACGGCCCTGGGACCGGGCCGTCATCGTTGCAGCTGCTCCGGACGGACCGGTCCGACGCGTCCGGCACAGGCTACTTCTCCACGGCGTCCGGGACCTACCTCCCCGAGATCCTCGAGAAGGTTCTGGGCCACGTGCCGGTACTTCCCGCCGTCGCCGGTTCACTCGAGGCCGCGGGCAAAACGCCCGCCGGCGCGCTCATCGGCCCCGGCGCCGGTGACAACGCGGCGGCGGCCCTCGGCGTGGATGCCCGGCCCGGCGACGTCGTGGTGTCGCTGGGGACATCCGGGACGGTCTTTGCGGTCTCCGAGACTCCGGCCGCCGATGCCACGGGGCTCGTCGCCGGATTCGCAGACGCCACCGGCAACTTCCTCCCGCTGGCCTGCACGCTGAACGCCACCCGGATCTTCGATTCCACCGCCGCCCTGCTCGGTGTCACACTGGCCGGGCTCACTGAACTGGCCCTTGATGCCCCGGCCGGGTCCGGCGGGCTCACGCTCGTGCCGTACTTCGAAGGTGAACGCTCCCCCAACCTGCCGCACGCCACGGGTTCCCTCCACGGGGCCACCCTGGCCAGCTACACGCGCACCAACCTCGCCCGGGCCGCCATCGAAGGGGTGGTCTGCTCCCTCGCGGACGGCCTGGCCGCCCTGCAGGCGCAGGGCGTCGTTGCCGGCCGGATCATCCTGGTGGGAGGAGGGGCGCAGTCCGCTGCGGTGCAGCAGATCGCCGCCTCCGTTTTCGGCCTCCCCGTGGTGGTGCCGGAGCCAGGGGAATACGTGGCCGACGGCGCCGCCCGCCAAGCGGCGGCCGTCCTTGCCGGGGCATGGCCGGAGTGGGAGACGACCAGCACCGGTGTCACGGCGCCCGCCGGCGGGGCGCCGGACGTCCTCGCACAGTACCGGCGGTATGCCGGCACCTATCTCAAAGGCTGA
- a CDS encoding aldose 1-epimerase family protein, which translates to MTATEHQISFGPYTATATARGGALRELRYEGRELVIGFGADGGIPDYRGVICAPWPNRLADGRYSFGGADFQAVVNEDERGTALHGLVFGALWELLEQTASSVRLGARIEPGEGYPGRLDVSIEYELRADGLRSTVRAENIGPDAAPYGVCPHPYLVAGPAPLDDWAVQIPASEFMEVSAERLLPEGMAGVEGHAFDFRTEKVLGNVEIDHAFTGLITNEDGLAAVRAYDPSGTGVELEWDSQWPWLQIHTADKPVGPSRLGLAVEPMTCPPDAFNSGTDVIRLAPGESHEASWTIRALSR; encoded by the coding sequence ATGACCGCCACCGAGCACCAGATCAGTTTCGGACCCTACACCGCCACCGCCACGGCCCGGGGAGGAGCGCTCCGCGAACTTCGCTACGAAGGCCGGGAACTGGTAATCGGCTTCGGCGCCGACGGCGGGATCCCGGACTACCGCGGCGTAATCTGTGCTCCGTGGCCAAACCGGCTGGCCGACGGCCGATACAGCTTCGGCGGCGCGGACTTCCAGGCCGTGGTCAACGAGGACGAGCGCGGGACTGCCCTGCACGGACTGGTGTTCGGGGCCTTGTGGGAACTTCTGGAGCAGACCGCCTCGTCCGTCCGCCTTGGAGCACGCATTGAGCCAGGCGAGGGTTATCCGGGGCGTCTTGACGTTTCCATTGAATACGAGCTCCGGGCCGACGGGCTGCGCAGCACTGTGCGCGCCGAGAACATTGGCCCGGACGCGGCGCCCTACGGCGTCTGCCCCCATCCGTACCTTGTCGCCGGACCCGCCCCGCTGGATGACTGGGCGGTGCAGATTCCTGCCAGCGAATTCATGGAGGTCTCTGCCGAGCGGCTCCTGCCGGAAGGCATGGCCGGCGTCGAGGGCCACGCCTTTGACTTCCGGACGGAGAAGGTCCTCGGCAATGTGGAGATCGACCACGCCTTTACGGGGCTGATTACCAACGAGGACGGCCTCGCGGCCGTTCGCGCCTATGACCCGTCCGGCACGGGCGTCGAGCTGGAGTGGGATTCACAGTGGCCGTGGCTCCAGATCCATACTGCTGACAAGCCCGTAGGGCCGTCGCGGCTTGGCCTCGCCGTGGAACCTATGACGTGCCCGCCTGATGCCTTCAACAGCGGCACCGACGTGATCCGGCTGGCTCCGGGGGAGTCCCACGAGGCCAGCTGGACCATCCGGGCGCTCAGCCGTTAA
- the map gene encoding type I methionyl aminopeptidase — protein MSMIKSPGEIAQMREAGRVVANTLAAVKDAAAVGVSLKELDELAAESISAAGATPAFLDYRPRWASVPFPGVICTSVNDAVVHGIPNGYRLQDGDLLSVDCGAFLEGWCGDAAISFVVGTADPVDLELIAATDAALARGIEMARTGNKMGDLAYAIGGAARRAGYGLLADHGGHGIGRTMHAEPPVPNDGRPGRGIKLTEGLVIAIEPMLILGGKDDYYHDDDEWTLRSANGRRAAHSEHTVAVTADGPVILTLP, from the coding sequence ATGTCCATGATCAAGAGCCCAGGCGAGATTGCGCAGATGCGCGAGGCCGGCCGGGTGGTGGCCAACACCCTCGCGGCGGTGAAGGACGCAGCGGCGGTGGGGGTTTCCCTCAAGGAACTTGACGAGCTGGCCGCCGAATCGATTTCGGCCGCGGGGGCCACGCCTGCCTTCCTGGACTACCGGCCGAGGTGGGCTTCGGTGCCGTTTCCCGGCGTCATCTGCACCAGCGTCAACGACGCCGTGGTCCACGGCATCCCCAACGGCTACCGCCTCCAGGACGGGGATCTGCTCAGCGTTGACTGCGGCGCCTTTCTGGAAGGCTGGTGCGGGGACGCCGCCATCAGCTTTGTGGTGGGCACGGCGGATCCGGTGGACCTGGAACTGATTGCTGCCACGGATGCGGCGCTGGCGCGTGGAATCGAAATGGCCCGGACCGGCAACAAGATGGGGGACCTGGCCTACGCGATCGGAGGCGCTGCCCGCCGGGCCGGCTACGGCCTCCTGGCGGACCACGGCGGACACGGGATCGGCCGGACGATGCATGCCGAGCCCCCTGTGCCGAACGACGGCCGTCCCGGCCGCGGCATCAAGCTGACGGAGGGCTTGGTGATAGCCATTGAACCCATGCTGATTCTCGGGGGCAAGGACGATTACTACCACGACGACGACGAATGGACGTTGCGGTCCGCCAACGGCCGGCGCGCTGCCCACAGCGAACACACAGTCGCCGTCACGGCGGACGGGCCAGTGATCCTCACACTGCCCTGA
- a CDS encoding DNA alkylation repair protein translates to MGNSDLIAAIRARLTASADPVRAAGAQAYLKSAMPQLGVRVPEVRRIVKAEVAAAPFASGDELRSAVLELFRAATYREERYAAIDLTASKLVRTDLAMLPVYEEIIRTGAWWDLVDGVEDRLGRLLQTHRDVLTPVLLRWSTDQDFWIRRASITVQLSARKDTDVALLSQVIEANLADREFFIRKAIGWALREYGKTDPAWVRQFVAAREAALSPLSRREALRNLPAED, encoded by the coding sequence ATGGGAAACAGTGATCTGATTGCGGCCATCCGGGCCAGGCTCACCGCCTCTGCTGACCCGGTGCGCGCCGCTGGCGCGCAGGCCTACCTGAAATCGGCCATGCCGCAGCTGGGCGTGCGCGTGCCCGAGGTGCGCAGGATCGTCAAAGCCGAGGTTGCAGCAGCGCCATTCGCATCGGGCGATGAGCTGAGGTCGGCCGTGCTGGAGCTCTTCCGGGCAGCCACTTACCGGGAAGAGCGATACGCAGCCATTGACCTGACGGCATCGAAGCTGGTCAGGACCGATTTGGCGATGTTGCCTGTGTACGAGGAAATCATCCGCACCGGAGCGTGGTGGGACCTGGTGGACGGCGTGGAAGATCGGTTGGGCCGGCTCCTGCAGACGCACCGGGACGTCCTTACACCAGTGCTGCTGCGGTGGAGCACAGACCAGGATTTCTGGATCCGGCGGGCGTCCATCACCGTCCAGCTCTCCGCGAGGAAGGACACTGACGTTGCCCTGCTGAGCCAGGTCATCGAGGCAAACTTGGCGGACCGGGAATTCTTCATCCGCAAGGCCATCGGCTGGGCTTTGCGCGAGTACGGAAAGACCGATCCGGCCTGGGTCAGGCAGTTCGTGGCGGCGCGCGAGGCCGCCCTCAGCCCGCTGTCGCGCCGCGAGGCCCTCAGGAACCTGCCCGCAGAGGACTAA
- the mptB gene encoding polyprenol phosphomannose-dependent alpha 1,6 mannosyltransferase MptB, producing MTVPVSAAGNVAAGTSPEPAAAEVDNALSPLLSGFAGSMFMAIGSLGVGWLAPVSELRRVPLFIWMRTEAVGVALSIVLLAVGGMLLVRAWLRLGQRVRVWGAGARKATLQAVALWGLPMMFSVPLFSRDVYAYIGQGRLMVEGFNPYENGISALSNYFQLGADKMWTEAPVPYGQLFLWIEQLVVWATNVQPEASIMLFRLAALVGIVLCIVYVPKLAELHGVNPHRALWLTAANPLFLTNFIASVHNDALMIGLALAGLYYCATRRVVLGLVLVTLSISVKPITIVFLPFIGLLWAGKNAGWPRKFLFWGLTAGISLALLYAMSLVNGFGFGWVNGLSAPGSIWIWYAPVGLLGLVVASISNAFGLDGWGLAKWVYDAGKLLSIGIIAWQIFRGDHDRLMRRLTLAFAAVVLLAPMIQSWYVVWLIPLFAVTGIRDDWQVKALYFIVSFFMVYAISDQLEVFPYLQTEDLGLPLALARNAAAIIALLFALYLIFLDPKTKQLFSKPDEPVTTRPVI from the coding sequence ATGACGGTGCCTGTATCTGCGGCGGGAAATGTGGCTGCCGGTACGTCACCGGAGCCGGCTGCGGCCGAAGTGGACAACGCACTCTCGCCGCTCCTCTCGGGATTCGCCGGTTCAATGTTCATGGCAATCGGTTCGCTGGGCGTCGGCTGGCTGGCTCCCGTCTCGGAACTGCGCCGCGTGCCGCTGTTCATTTGGATGCGCACCGAAGCCGTGGGCGTGGCCCTGTCCATTGTGCTGCTGGCCGTCGGCGGCATGCTCCTGGTCCGCGCCTGGCTCCGCCTCGGGCAGCGTGTCCGGGTCTGGGGCGCCGGGGCCCGCAAGGCCACGCTGCAGGCTGTCGCATTGTGGGGGCTGCCCATGATGTTCTCCGTGCCGCTGTTCAGCCGGGACGTCTACGCGTATATCGGGCAGGGCCGCCTCATGGTCGAAGGCTTCAACCCGTACGAAAACGGGATTTCGGCGCTGTCCAACTATTTCCAGCTCGGCGCGGACAAGATGTGGACCGAAGCGCCCGTTCCGTACGGCCAGCTTTTCCTGTGGATTGAACAGCTGGTGGTGTGGGCCACGAACGTGCAGCCGGAAGCGAGCATCATGCTGTTCCGCCTGGCGGCGCTCGTTGGCATTGTCCTGTGCATCGTCTACGTGCCGAAACTGGCCGAACTGCACGGCGTCAACCCCCACCGGGCGCTGTGGCTGACCGCAGCCAACCCGCTGTTCCTGACAAACTTCATCGCAAGCGTACATAACGACGCACTGATGATCGGGCTGGCACTGGCGGGGCTTTACTACTGCGCCACCAGGCGCGTCGTGCTCGGACTCGTGCTGGTGACGCTTTCGATCTCCGTCAAACCGATCACCATCGTGTTCCTGCCCTTCATTGGACTCCTCTGGGCCGGCAAGAACGCCGGCTGGCCGCGGAAGTTTCTTTTCTGGGGGCTCACGGCCGGGATCAGCCTGGCACTGCTGTACGCCATGAGCCTGGTGAACGGCTTCGGCTTCGGCTGGGTCAACGGACTGTCCGCGCCGGGCAGTATCTGGATCTGGTACGCGCCGGTGGGCCTGCTTGGACTGGTGGTGGCGTCCATCTCCAACGCCTTCGGACTCGACGGCTGGGGACTGGCCAAATGGGTCTACGACGCCGGCAAGCTGCTCTCCATCGGTATCATCGCATGGCAGATCTTCCGCGGTGACCACGACCGCCTGATGCGCCGGCTCACCCTGGCGTTCGCTGCAGTAGTCCTGCTCGCGCCCATGATCCAGTCCTGGTACGTGGTGTGGCTTATCCCGCTGTTTGCCGTCACCGGCATCCGCGACGACTGGCAGGTGAAGGCGCTGTATTTCATCGTGTCGTTCTTTATGGTCTACGCCATCTCGGACCAGCTGGAAGTCTTCCCGTACCTGCAGACGGAGGACCTGGGCCTTCCCCTGGCCCTTGCCCGCAACGCCGCCGCGATCATCGCTCTGTTGTTCGCGTTGTACCTGATCTTCCTGGATCCCAAAACGAAGCAGCTGTTCAGCAAGCCGGACGAGCCGGTGACCACCCGCCCGGTCATCTGA
- the orn gene encoding oligoribonuclease, producing the protein MTGLDPKNDALIEVAALVTDSELNILGDGVDVVIRPDDAALAQMNDFVRDMHTRSGLLEELPHGKTMAEAEAVIMDYIAKWVPDPRKAPLGGNSVGTDRVFLARDMPAVVEHLHYRVIDVSTIKELSRRWFARAYFQAPAKHGGHRALGDIKDSIDELRYYREAIFVPAPGPDSATAQRISKSVMASTGTPVEATEK; encoded by the coding sequence ATGACCGGCCTGGACCCCAAGAACGACGCCCTCATTGAGGTTGCCGCCCTGGTGACGGACTCTGAACTCAACATTCTCGGCGACGGCGTCGACGTCGTCATCCGCCCCGATGATGCCGCACTGGCCCAGATGAACGACTTCGTCCGTGACATGCATACCCGCTCCGGCCTGCTCGAAGAACTCCCGCACGGCAAAACCATGGCCGAAGCGGAAGCCGTCATCATGGACTACATCGCGAAGTGGGTTCCGGATCCGCGCAAGGCGCCGCTGGGCGGCAATTCCGTGGGTACGGACCGCGTATTCCTCGCCCGGGATATGCCCGCAGTGGTGGAGCACCTGCATTACCGGGTCATTGACGTGAGCACCATCAAGGAACTGTCACGGCGATGGTTTGCCCGCGCCTACTTCCAGGCTCCGGCCAAGCACGGCGGGCACCGCGCCCTCGGGGACATCAAGGATTCCATCGACGAGCTGCGGTATTACCGTGAAGCCATCTTTGTCCCCGCGCCGGGCCCGGACAGCGCCACCGCCCAGCGGATTTCAAAGTCCGTCATGGCCTCCACCGGCACTCCGGTCGAGGCCACGGAAAAGTAA
- the def gene encoding peptide deformylase, translated as MTVLPITIWGEPVLHRRAAEVEVFDDELRRLIADMFETNEAANGVGLAAPQVGVGKRIFVYKYANDDDAPPIGVLVNPVLTLSKVSGAVPDPDEEVEGCLSFPGGQYPLKRAEWARIQGFDGDGNPVEFEATDWFARIIQHEFDHLDGKLYVNRLMDRYARKAMKQAKKSGWGVPGLTWMPGVDPDPFGH; from the coding sequence ATGACCGTTCTGCCGATCACCATCTGGGGCGAGCCGGTTCTCCACCGCCGGGCCGCCGAAGTGGAAGTCTTCGACGACGAACTCCGTAGGCTCATCGCTGACATGTTCGAGACGAACGAGGCCGCCAACGGCGTGGGACTCGCCGCTCCCCAGGTGGGCGTGGGCAAGCGCATCTTCGTGTACAAATACGCCAACGACGACGACGCGCCCCCCATCGGGGTCCTGGTGAATCCTGTCCTTACGCTTTCCAAGGTTTCCGGCGCGGTTCCGGACCCGGATGAGGAAGTGGAGGGGTGCCTGTCGTTTCCCGGCGGCCAGTATCCCCTCAAGCGAGCGGAGTGGGCACGGATCCAGGGGTTCGACGGCGACGGCAACCCGGTGGAATTCGAGGCAACGGACTGGTTCGCCCGGATCATCCAGCACGAGTTCGACCACTTGGACGGCAAACTCTACGTGAACCGGCTGATGGACCGCTACGCGCGCAAAGCCATGAAACAGGCCAAGAAGAGCGGCTGGGGAGTCCCCGGGCTGACTTGGATGCCGGGGGTTGACCCCGACCCGTTCGGCCACTGA